A DNA window from Bradyrhizobium sp. CCBAU 53421 contains the following coding sequences:
- a CDS encoding haloacid dehalogenase type II, with the protein MSDLSGVKALVFDVFGTVVDWRTSLINDFTTWGEKRGIKADWTALVDGWRAVYAASMDEVRKNPQNGYVILDVLHRRSLETLVAQFDIKGLTEPDLQHLTLGWHRLHAWPDSVAGLTRLKSKYIISPLSNGNVALLTNMAKFAGLPWDLVMSAELFEHYKPDPETYLGAAKLLCLPPEQVMMVAAHNYDLKNAQKHGLKTAFVARPTEYGPLQKVDFEATGSWDIVAKDFGEIASRMGC; encoded by the coding sequence ATGTCCGATCTTTCCGGCGTCAAGGCACTGGTGTTCGACGTGTTCGGCACAGTGGTCGACTGGCGCACCAGCCTGATCAACGACTTCACGACATGGGGAGAGAAGCGCGGCATCAAGGCCGACTGGACGGCGCTGGTCGATGGTTGGCGCGCGGTCTACGCGGCCTCGATGGACGAGGTGCGCAAGAATCCGCAGAACGGCTACGTCATCCTCGACGTGCTGCATCGCCGCTCGCTGGAGACGCTGGTCGCGCAGTTCGACATCAAGGGGCTGACCGAGCCTGACCTGCAGCACCTCACGCTGGGATGGCACCGCCTGCATGCGTGGCCGGACAGCGTCGCCGGCCTGACCCGGCTGAAGAGCAAATACATCATCTCGCCGCTGTCGAACGGCAACGTCGCGCTGCTGACCAACATGGCGAAGTTCGCAGGCCTGCCCTGGGACCTCGTGATGTCGGCCGAGCTGTTCGAGCACTACAAGCCCGATCCGGAAACCTATCTCGGCGCGGCAAAACTGCTCTGCCTGCCGCCTGAGCAGGTGATGATGGTCGCCGCCCACAATTACGATCTGAAGAACGCGCAGAAGCACGGCCTGAAGACGGCGTTCGTGGCGCGGCCGACCGAATACGGTCCATTGCAGAAAGTCGATTTCGAGGCCACGGGTAGCTGGGACATCGTGGCCAAGGATTTCGGGGAAATCGCCAGCCGGATGGGCTGCTAG
- a CDS encoding dihydrodipicolinate synthase family protein encodes MINLKGLSAFPITPSNRDGQVDAGALRALLEPLIAAKVNSIGLLGSTGSYPYFSRDERRRAVQVAAGLADGKTPLLVGVGALRTDDAVKLAQDARDAGAVAGLLAPVSYTPLTDDEVFEHFQTVARESGLPICIYDNPGTTHFRFTPDLVGRLSHVAGIVAVKSPALDAAAVPGHIAELRAVVPNGFSLGYSADWNCTEALLAGGETWYSVLAGVFPKVCLDIVRAVANGDAARARQLDARLQPVWQLFKTFSSVRVAYAIANLRGICAAEPPRPILPLPADAQKKVSEVLAGMDIG; translated from the coding sequence ATGATCAATCTCAAGGGGCTTTCCGCCTTTCCGATCACGCCCTCGAACCGAGATGGGCAGGTCGATGCGGGAGCGCTTCGCGCATTGCTGGAGCCCTTGATTGCGGCGAAGGTGAATTCGATCGGGCTGCTCGGAAGCACCGGCTCATATCCGTATTTCAGCCGCGATGAACGGCGGCGTGCGGTGCAGGTGGCTGCCGGCCTGGCAGATGGCAAGACGCCGCTCCTGGTCGGCGTCGGCGCGCTGCGCACCGATGATGCGGTGAAGCTGGCGCAGGATGCGCGTGATGCCGGCGCGGTGGCAGGCCTGCTGGCGCCGGTGTCCTATACGCCGCTGACCGATGACGAGGTGTTTGAGCACTTTCAGACAGTGGCGCGTGAAAGCGGATTGCCGATCTGCATCTACGACAATCCGGGCACGACGCATTTTCGATTCACGCCTGACCTGGTCGGCCGATTGAGTCACGTTGCGGGAATCGTGGCGGTGAAGAGTCCCGCGCTGGACGCTGCCGCGGTGCCGGGCCATATCGCTGAATTACGGGCTGTGGTGCCGAACGGCTTCTCGTTGGGCTACAGCGCCGACTGGAATTGCACCGAAGCTCTGCTGGCGGGCGGCGAGACCTGGTACAGCGTTCTCGCCGGAGTTTTCCCCAAGGTCTGCCTCGACATCGTCCGTGCCGTGGCAAATGGAGACGCCGCCAGGGCGCGGCAGCTTGATGCGCGTCTGCAACCGGTCTGGCAGCTGTTCAAGACATTCTCGAGCGTGCGGGTCGCCTACGCGATCGCCAATCTCAGGGGGATCTGTGCGGCCGAGCCTCCGCGTCCGATCCTGCCGTTGCCGGCGGACGCCCAGAAGAAGGTCAGCGAGGTGTTGGCCGGAATGGACATCGGTTGA
- a CDS encoding MarR family winged helix-turn-helix transcriptional regulator: MAGMQKRGKSGAAARRPAGKAAAGKVATGAAADALPASVIPPPGEGKRGEQGYLAYLLRQAHAASRLSMERELEHLGVTSPQFVVLTMLKAYPGLSGADLARVALLTPQTVSVIIRNLERDGAIRKTPHPVHGRMLQWTLTSHGTALLEKCRHIAQAQERRLAASLDPKSEQVVRQWLSKIATDLQDT, from the coding sequence ATGGCGGGAATGCAGAAACGAGGGAAATCCGGCGCCGCCGCGCGGCGGCCGGCGGGGAAAGCGGCGGCGGGCAAGGTCGCGACCGGGGCGGCCGCGGACGCCCTGCCCGCCTCCGTCATCCCGCCGCCGGGCGAGGGCAAGCGCGGCGAACAGGGCTATCTCGCCTATCTGCTGCGCCAGGCGCATGCCGCCTCACGGCTGTCGATGGAGCGCGAACTCGAACATCTCGGCGTCACCTCGCCGCAATTCGTGGTGCTAACGATGCTGAAAGCCTATCCGGGCCTTTCGGGCGCCGATCTCGCGCGGGTGGCATTGCTGACGCCGCAGACCGTCAGCGTGATCATCCGCAACCTCGAGCGCGACGGCGCGATCCGCAAGACGCCGCACCCGGTCCACGGCCGGATGCTGCAATGGACCCTGACCAGCCATGGAACCGCGCTGCTGGAGAAATGCCGCCATATCGCCCAGGCCCAGGAGCGGCGGCTCGCCGCCAGCCTGGACCCGAAGTCGGAACAGGTAGTCCGGCAATGGCTGTCAAAAATCGCCACAGATTTGCAGGATACCTAG
- a CDS encoding carboxymuconolactone decarboxylase family protein produces the protein MSHARKEYIDFEKLAPDVFAVVRDLGQFAAKAGLDKQLLELVKLRASQINGCAFCVQYHILQGESLGVPVDKLNLVVVWREAPQFSARERAALAWTEALTTLPNGVSDEVYAEVAAEFSEKELTYLTSAIASINVWNRFGAAYRWTPPPRRQPAAS, from the coding sequence ATGTCACATGCCCGCAAGGAATACATCGACTTCGAGAAGCTCGCCCCCGATGTCTTCGCCGTCGTGCGCGACCTCGGCCAGTTCGCGGCGAAGGCCGGCCTCGACAAGCAGCTGCTCGAACTGGTCAAGCTGCGCGCCTCGCAGATCAATGGCTGCGCCTTCTGCGTGCAGTATCACATCCTGCAAGGCGAGAGCCTTGGCGTGCCCGTCGACAAGCTCAACCTCGTCGTGGTGTGGCGCGAGGCGCCGCAATTCTCGGCGCGCGAGCGCGCGGCGCTGGCCTGGACCGAGGCGCTGACGACCTTGCCGAACGGCGTCAGCGACGAGGTCTATGCCGAGGTCGCGGCTGAATTCTCAGAGAAGGAGTTGACCTACCTGACCTCGGCGATCGCTTCGATCAATGTCTGGAACCGGTTCGGCGCCGCCTATCGCTGGACGCCGCCGCCGCGCCGGCAGCCGGCGGCTTCGTGA
- a CDS encoding lytic murein transglycosylase — translation MKQPDSLQSPARRTVLKAALAAGVTLGTPLGALAAAPAGFDQWRENFRARALAKGISEATWNRCMGRVEPDMSVFKQMRNQPEFHEQIWQYINRRVSDWRVIHGREALKKNEALFARIERDFGVERGTLLALWGVESAYGDPLVQQNHMTPVFPSLAALAWNEPRRKAYWETELINAMKIVQRGWSTPEEMNGSWAGAMGHSQWMPEVWLNVGFDYDGDGKVSPFGRPDDALGSTAKYLVNRGKWHRGEHWGYEVRAPGGGASGSRTYAAWASAGVVRADGQPFPQPNASAQLWIPVAGGPAFLLGPNFNSVKSYNPSMNYALAICHLGDRCLGGPPFIQPFPGSERALTLAEVQEMQTRLTKAGFDTGGTDGRVGNDTMQAIKDFQTRTGLLPADGYGGLKVLARLRQGG, via the coding sequence ATGAAACAGCCTGATTCTTTGCAATCCCCTGCCCGCCGCACCGTCCTCAAAGCGGCGCTCGCGGCAGGCGTGACGCTCGGCACTCCGCTCGGCGCGCTGGCGGCCGCGCCTGCCGGCTTCGACCAATGGCGCGAGAATTTCCGCGCCCGTGCACTGGCAAAGGGCATTTCGGAGGCGACCTGGAATCGCTGCATGGGACGGGTCGAGCCCGACATGAGCGTGTTCAAGCAGATGCGCAACCAGCCAGAATTCCACGAGCAGATCTGGCAGTACATCAACCGCCGCGTCTCCGACTGGCGGGTCATCCACGGCCGCGAGGCGCTGAAGAAGAACGAGGCGCTGTTCGCCAGGATCGAGCGCGACTTCGGCGTCGAGCGCGGCACGCTGCTCGCGCTGTGGGGCGTTGAATCGGCCTATGGCGATCCGCTGGTGCAGCAGAACCACATGACGCCGGTGTTTCCCTCGCTTGCGGCGCTCGCCTGGAACGAGCCGCGCCGCAAGGCCTATTGGGAGACCGAGTTGATCAACGCGATGAAGATCGTGCAGCGTGGCTGGAGCACGCCGGAGGAGATGAACGGCTCCTGGGCCGGCGCGATGGGCCATTCGCAGTGGATGCCGGAAGTCTGGCTCAATGTCGGTTTCGACTATGACGGCGACGGCAAGGTCTCGCCGTTCGGCCGCCCCGACGACGCGCTGGGCTCGACCGCGAAGTACCTCGTCAATCGCGGCAAATGGCACCGCGGCGAGCATTGGGGCTACGAAGTCCGCGCGCCCGGTGGCGGCGCCAGCGGCAGCCGCACCTACGCGGCCTGGGCCAGCGCCGGCGTCGTCCGCGCCGACGGCCAGCCGTTTCCGCAGCCGAATGCGTCGGCGCAGCTCTGGATCCCGGTCGCGGGCGGTCCCGCTTTCCTGCTCGGCCCGAACTTCAATTCGGTGAAGAGCTACAATCCGTCGATGAACTACGCGCTGGCGATCTGCCATCTCGGCGACCGCTGTCTCGGCGGGCCGCCCTTCATCCAGCCGTTCCCGGGCTCGGAGCGCGCGCTGACGCTCGCCGAGGTGCAGGAGATGCAGACGCGGCTGACCAAGGCCGGCTTCGACACCGGCGGCACCGACGGCCGCGTCGGCAACGACACCATGCAGGCGATCAAGGATTTCCAGACCAGGACGGGCCTGTTGCCCGCCGATGGTTACGGCGGGCTCAAGGTGTTGGCGCGGCTGCGGCAAGGCGGCTAG
- the recJ gene encoding single-stranded-DNA-specific exonuclease RecJ, protein MTLHASALPVEAPQAFLGVTRSLTGKLWRDRLDARGAARALAIVQRHNLPEMLARVLAGRDVAIDEVADFLDPTIRKLMPDPHTVTEMEHAAKRIADAAVRGEKVAIFGDYDVDGATSAALLTWHLRHCGLDPLIHIPDRIFEGYGPNVDAVRALAAKGATLLVTVDCGTTSIEPLAEARKLGMSVVVIDHHQTGDELPEVDALVNPNRPDDLSGLGHLAAVGLVLVTLVAVNRELRQRGYWTREMPEPDLLSVLHHVALGTVADVAPLIGLNRAFVAKGLIAMRRRDHVGHTALMDVSRLNGPPEAWHLGFMLGPRINAGGRIGRADLGVRLLLEGDVSEAARIAAELDRLNAERRVIEQAAEAQAEAEALAALGLEDKGAVIVTAAEGWHPGVVGLVAARLKEKFARPSFAIALEPGGIGTGSGRSIGGVDIGKAVRQAVHDGLLMKGGGHAMAAGVTLRKEKLAEFRAYMESALADDVANSRHENELFIDGAVTARAVTPEFAATLNRAGPFGAANPEPVIALPSHQLVYADEVGQAHLRLRFKSGDGSIVNGIAFRSVGQKLGSALTQNRGQQLHVAGSLAVDRWQGTERVQFRVLDVAAPDQGPAVIR, encoded by the coding sequence ATGACGCTCCACGCATCCGCACTGCCCGTTGAGGCGCCACAGGCGTTCCTTGGCGTGACGCGGTCGCTGACCGGAAAGCTCTGGCGCGACCGGCTGGATGCGCGCGGGGCGGCGCGGGCGCTCGCGATCGTGCAGCGGCACAATCTCCCGGAAATGCTGGCGCGCGTACTGGCGGGGCGCGACGTCGCGATCGACGAAGTCGCCGACTTCCTCGATCCGACGATCCGCAAGCTGATGCCCGACCCGCACACCGTCACCGAGATGGAACACGCCGCCAAGCGTATCGCCGATGCGGCAGTACGTGGCGAGAAGGTCGCGATCTTCGGCGACTATGACGTCGACGGCGCGACCTCGGCGGCATTGCTGACCTGGCACCTGCGCCATTGCGGGCTGGATCCCTTGATCCACATTCCCGACCGCATCTTCGAAGGCTATGGACCGAACGTCGACGCCGTTCGCGCGCTGGCGGCCAAGGGCGCGACCTTGCTGGTCACGGTCGATTGCGGCACCACCAGCATCGAGCCACTGGCGGAAGCCAGGAAGCTCGGGATGTCGGTCGTGGTGATCGATCATCACCAGACCGGCGACGAGTTGCCCGAGGTCGACGCGCTGGTCAATCCGAACCGGCCCGACGATCTCTCGGGGCTCGGCCATCTCGCGGCGGTCGGCCTCGTGCTGGTGACGCTGGTCGCGGTGAACCGCGAGCTGCGCCAGCGCGGCTACTGGACCCGCGAGATGCCGGAGCCCGATCTGCTCAGCGTGCTGCATCACGTAGCGCTCGGCACCGTCGCCGACGTCGCGCCGCTGATCGGGCTCAACCGGGCCTTCGTTGCAAAGGGCCTGATCGCGATGCGCCGCCGCGATCATGTCGGCCACACCGCGCTGATGGATGTGTCGCGGCTCAATGGGCCGCCGGAGGCCTGGCATCTCGGCTTCATGCTGGGGCCGCGCATCAATGCCGGCGGCCGCATCGGGCGCGCCGATCTCGGCGTGCGGCTGCTGCTCGAAGGCGACGTCTCGGAGGCCGCGCGGATCGCGGCCGAGCTTGATCGCCTCAATGCCGAGCGGCGGGTGATCGAGCAGGCGGCCGAGGCGCAGGCCGAAGCCGAGGCGCTGGCCGCGCTCGGGCTCGAGGACAAGGGCGCTGTCATCGTCACCGCGGCGGAAGGCTGGCACCCCGGCGTGGTCGGGCTCGTCGCCGCGCGGCTGAAGGAGAAGTTCGCGCGGCCGTCCTTTGCGATCGCGCTCGAGCCCGGCGGCATCGGCACCGGATCGGGCCGCTCGATCGGCGGCGTCGATATCGGCAAGGCCGTGCGGCAGGCGGTGCACGACGGCCTGTTGATGAAGGGCGGCGGGCACGCGATGGCGGCCGGCGTCACGCTGCGCAAGGAAAAGCTCGCCGAATTCCGCGCCTACATGGAAAGCGCATTGGCTGATGACGTCGCTAACTCACGGCACGAGAACGAGCTGTTCATCGACGGCGCCGTCACCGCGCGCGCGGTGACGCCGGAATTCGCCGCGACGCTCAATCGCGCAGGTCCGTTCGGTGCCGCCAATCCCGAGCCGGTGATCGCGCTGCCGTCACACCAGCTGGTCTATGCCGACGAGGTCGGGCAGGCGCATTTGCGGCTGCGCTTCAAGTCCGGCGACGGTTCCATCGTCAACGGTATCGCATTCCGCTCGGTCGGACAGAAGCTCGGCAGCGCCTTGACGCAAAATCGCGGCCAGCAATTGCACGTGGCGGGCTCTCTTGCAGTCGACCGTTGGCAAGGCACCGAACGTGTGCAATTCCGTGTGCTCGACGTCGCGGCACCGGATCAGGGCCCGGCGGTGATCAGATAA
- a CDS encoding SDR family NAD(P)-dependent oxidoreductase yields the protein MAGQVEGKVALVTGGASGIGEAIVELFAQEGATVVATDIDELRGPELAARLKKAGREVVFLPQDVTSEERWIEIVAEIGKRYGRLDIMVSNAGIGIGAPSIVEMSLADWRRQTAINIDGVFLSVKHSLPLMRKTGGGSIIMMSSLAGLRGAATLSGYSATKGAVRLFAKSIAMECAQVNDGIRVNSVHPGIIDTPIWGKIPTGATGAGQNAPIDPEERARFATPLGRAGQAFEIAQGVLYLASDASRYVTGTELVIDGGMNAGGVVRQPPK from the coding sequence ATGGCAGGACAGGTTGAAGGCAAGGTCGCGTTGGTGACCGGCGGCGCGTCGGGGATCGGCGAGGCGATCGTCGAATTGTTCGCGCAGGAAGGCGCGACGGTCGTTGCGACCGATATCGACGAGTTGCGGGGACCCGAGCTCGCCGCGCGGCTCAAGAAGGCCGGTCGCGAGGTGGTCTTCCTGCCGCAGGATGTCACCAGCGAGGAGCGCTGGATCGAAATCGTAGCTGAGATCGGCAAGCGCTACGGCCGCCTCGACATCATGGTCTCGAACGCCGGCATCGGCATTGGCGCGCCGTCGATTGTCGAGATGTCGCTCGCAGACTGGCGCCGGCAGACCGCGATCAATATCGACGGCGTGTTCCTGTCGGTGAAGCATTCGCTGCCGCTGATGCGTAAAACTGGCGGCGGCTCGATCATCATGATGTCGTCGCTGGCGGGCCTGCGCGGTGCGGCGACGCTCTCCGGCTACAGCGCGACCAAGGGCGCGGTGCGGCTGTTCGCCAAGTCGATCGCGATGGAATGCGCGCAGGTGAACGACGGCATCCGCGTCAACTCGGTGCATCCCGGCATCATCGACACGCCGATCTGGGGCAAGATCCCGACCGGCGCGACCGGCGCCGGCCAGAACGCGCCGATCGATCCCGAGGAGCGGGCAAGGTTCGCAACGCCGCTCGGCCGCGCCGGCCAGGCCTTCGAGATCGCGCAAGGCGTGCTCTATCTCGCCTCGGATGCTTCGCGCTACGTCACCGGCACCGAGCTCGTGATCGACGGCGGCATGAACGCAGGCGGCGTGGTGCGGCAGCCTCCGAAATAG
- a CDS encoding chorismate mutase, whose amino-acid sequence MRLPVALLMLLIPAVAWAEEPATNAPALWGSPTVDNGACCKTLGEVRSNIDRLDREIVRLMAERGRYVHEAARFKANPAQVEAPERAEAVVKKAMALAEADGLSPKVAEAAYRAMVHAFIDYEQGIFADAAARGDAPWKK is encoded by the coding sequence ATGCGATTGCCGGTAGCTCTGTTGATGCTTCTGATCCCTGCCGTGGCGTGGGCGGAGGAGCCCGCGACCAACGCGCCGGCGTTGTGGGGCAGTCCCACCGTCGACAACGGCGCCTGCTGCAAAACGCTTGGCGAGGTACGCAGCAACATCGACCGGCTCGACCGCGAGATCGTGCGCCTGATGGCCGAGCGCGGCCGCTACGTCCATGAAGCCGCGCGCTTCAAGGCCAACCCCGCGCAGGTCGAGGCGCCCGAGCGCGCCGAGGCGGTGGTAAAGAAGGCGATGGCGCTTGCGGAAGCGGACGGGCTGTCGCCGAAGGTCGCGGAAGCCGCCTATCGCGCGATGGTGCACGCTTTCATCGACTACGAGCAGGGCATCTTCGCGGACGCCGCGGCACGCGGCGATGCCCCGTGGAAGAAATAG
- a CDS encoding cupin domain-containing protein, whose amino-acid sequence MTSMAMTASVSFARPPRAVSLAVIAGLASAFVIGKALPTPMDAISAVIAPLCASANAASPLDKVEVITSHALPNVPGKRVTVVRVFYGPGGFTPPHRHSGSVTAYITKGEIRSQLGGGPVETFKVGQSFFEPPGSTHVVSANASTTEPAELIAVFVADEGAQLTTMLE is encoded by the coding sequence ATGACCTCGATGGCGATGACAGCATCTGTTTCATTCGCGCGGCCGCCGCGTGCGGTTTCGCTGGCCGTGATTGCGGGGCTGGCCTCAGCCTTCGTGATCGGCAAGGCCTTGCCGACCCCGATGGATGCGATCTCGGCGGTGATCGCGCCGCTCTGCGCCAGTGCCAACGCGGCATCGCCGCTCGACAAGGTCGAGGTCATTACCTCGCACGCGCTGCCCAACGTGCCGGGCAAGCGCGTCACCGTCGTGCGCGTGTTCTATGGTCCCGGCGGCTTCACGCCGCCGCACCGCCATTCCGGCTCGGTGACGGCCTACATCACCAAGGGCGAGATCCGTTCTCAGCTCGGCGGCGGGCCGGTCGAGACCTTCAAGGTCGGCCAGTCCTTCTTCGAGCCGCCGGGATCGACCCATGTGGTCTCGGCCAATGCGAGCACCACGGAGCCGGCGGAACTGATCGCGGTGTTCGTCGCGGACGAGGGCGCGCAGCTGACCACGATGCTGGAATAG